In one Asterias amurensis chromosome 9, ASM3211899v1 genomic region, the following are encoded:
- the LOC139941588 gene encoding histone H2A-like, which translates to MSGRGKSGKARSKAKSRSSRAGLQFPVGRVHRFLRKGNYAQRVGAGAPVYLAAVMEYLTAEILELAGNAARDNKKSRINPRHLQLAIRNDEELNKLLSGVTIAQGGVLPNIQAVLLPKKTAKSSS; encoded by the coding sequence ATGTCTGGACGCGGAAAGAGCGGTAAGGCCCGAAGCAAGGCAAAGAGTCGATCCTCCAGGGCCGGACTTCAATTTCCCGTTGGTAGAGTACACCGCTTCTTGAGGAAGGGCAACTACGCTCAGCGCGTTGGTGCTGGCGCCCCTGTCTACTTGGCGGCAGTCATGGAGTACCTCACGGCAGAAATACTGGAACTGGCTGGTAATGCTGCTCGAGACAACAAGAAATCAAGAATCAACCCCCGTCATCTACAGCTCGCTATCCGAAACGATGAAGAGTTGAACAAGTTGCTCAGCGGTGTCACCATTGCCCAGGGTGGTGTACTTCCCAACATCCAAGCTGTCCTGCTGCCAAAGAAAACCGCCAAGTCAAGCTCTTAA
- the LOC139942067 gene encoding histone H4-like, producing the protein MSGRGKGGKGLGKGGAKRHRKVLRDNIQGITKPAIRRLARRGGVKRISGLIYEETRGVLKVFLENVIRDAVTYCEHSKRKTVTAMDVVYALKRQGRTLYGFGG; encoded by the coding sequence atgTCTGGACGCGGTAAAGGTGGAAAGGGGCTTGGCAAGGGGGGTGCAAAGCGCCATCGTAAAGTGTTGCGGGACAACATCCAGGGTATCACCAAGCCGGCCATCCGTCGTCTGGCACGCCGAGGAGGTGTCAAGAGAATCTCCGGTCTGATCTACGAGGAGACCCGCGGTGTCCTCAAGGTGTTCTTGGAGAATGTCATCCGTGATGCCGTAACGTACTGCGAACACTCCAAGAGAAAAACCGTCACCGCCATGGATGTCGTCTACGCACTCAAGAGACAAGGCCGTACCCTCTACGGATTTGGAGGATAG
- the LOC139941993 gene encoding histone H3, embryonic produces MARTKQTARKSTGGKAPRKQLATKAARKSAPATGGVKKPHRYRPGTVALREIRRYQKSTELLIRKLPFQRLVREIAQDFKTELRFQSSAVMALQEASEAYLVGLFEDTNLCAIHAKRVTIMPKDIQLARRIRGERA; encoded by the coding sequence ATGGCTCGTACCAAGCAGACAGCACGCAAGAGCACCGGGGGAAAAGCCCCACGAAAGCAGTTGGCGACCAAAGCTGCCCGAAAGAGTGCCCCGGCCACCGGCGGGGTCAAGAAGCCTCACCGTTACAGACCCGGAACTGTGGCACTGCGTGAGATTCGCCGTTACCAGAAAAGTACAGAGCTGCTTATCCGAAAACTTCCCTTCCAGAGACTGGTCCGTGAAATAGCGCAAGACTTCAAGACCGAACTGCGATTCCAGAGCTCCGCGGTGATGGCGCTCCAAGAAGCAAGCGAGGCATACCTCGTGGGACTCTTCGAAGACACCAATCTCTGCGCCATCCACGCCAAGCGGGTCACCATCATGCCCAAGGACATCCAACTCGCCCGCCGAATTCGTGGCGAACGAGCCTGA
- the LOC139941678 gene encoding histone H2B, gonadal-like, with amino-acid sequence MPPKASGKGQKKAGNTKGPIRTDKKRKRRRKESYGIYIYKVMKQVHPDTGISSKAMSIMNSFVNDIFERIAAESSRLAHYNKKSTISSREVQTAVRLLLPGELAKHAVSEGTKAVTKYTTSK; translated from the coding sequence ATGCCTCCCAAAGCAAGTGGAAAGGGACAGAAGAAAGCCGGTAACACCAAGGGGCCAATCCGGACAGACAAGAAGAGAAAGCGTCGCCGCAAGGAGAGCTACGGCATTTACATCTACAAGGTCATGAAGCAGGTTCATCCAGACACGGGCATTTCCAGCAAGGCCATGTCAATTATGAACAGCTTCGTCAACGACATTTTCGAGCGCATTGCCGCCGAGTCTTCTAGATTGGCGCACTACAacaagaaatcaaccatctccagCCGAGAGGTCCAGACTGCAGTCCGTCTCCTTCTCCCCGGTGAGCTGGCCAAACACGCTGTcagcgagggcaccaaggcggtcaccaagtacacaacttcaaaaTAA